The proteins below come from a single Mya arenaria isolate MELC-2E11 chromosome 6, ASM2691426v1 genomic window:
- the LOC128237578 gene encoding KRAB-A domain-containing protein 2-like, with product MTPEDRLIKRAVIQFCVNLGKTPSQTLKLMNEASSETQVKRMLVYKWHKRFSEGRESICDDVRSERPVSQTTMKEAIRRKRKQLGCLPRSKYDIIVRCLNGSFDVPVKKRTPEENNCLAMIRKRKDFELGDRGSLLCGGKQVLVKEDLPRFVEKMFMENKGCGARVIYNKLKVNYTGFSEQAILEILYNSKYYHEKYPRFTNKPTPKTITEEEPGKRWQIDLINMKNQSVSYKGSTYSYILQVVDVYSRYVMPKPLKTKSSREVAKALEDVLMVNLAPDIIQCDNGLEFKGPSMKLLLNKYNIKMINSRPYHPQSQGKCERSNSVIKAKILFATKSKRGFNWVEGLQDLAYAINTSFKRVLGGLTPFEA from the exons atgacgccAGAAGACAGATTGATAAAACGGGCAGTGATACAGTTCTGTGTAAACCTAGGGAAAACTCCATcgcaaacacttaaactgatgaATGAAGCATCGAGTGAAACTCAAGTGAAACGAATGCTCGTTTACAAGTGGCACAAGCGGTTCAGTGAGGGGCGGGAAAGCATTTGTGACGACGTGAGGTCTGAGCGACCGGTTTCACAAACTACG atgAAGGAAGCAATTAGGAGAAAAAGGAAGCAATTAGGGTGCTTGCCCAGGTCGAAGTACGACATTATTGTCAGATGTTTAAACGGATCGTTCGATGTCCCTGTGAAGAAACGGACACCTGAAGAGAATAATTGTTTGGCCATGATTAGAAAACGTAAGGACTTCGAGCTTGGTGACCGGGGTTCTTTATTGTGTGGCGGAAAGCAAGTCCTTGTGAAAGAAGATCTTCCTAGATTTGTTGAGAAGATGTTCATGGAAAACAAAGGATGTGGAGCAAGGGTTATTTACaacaaactgaaagtaaattacACGGGGTTCTCGGAACAAGCTATCCTTGAAATACTGTACAATAGCAAGTATTACCATGAGAAGTATCCGAGATTTACAAACAAGCCAACGCCAAAGACAATTACAGAAGAGGAACCAGGCAAAAGATGGCAGATTGACTTAATTAACATGAAAAATCAAAGTGTTAGCTACAAGGGGTCCACATACAGTTATATTCTACAAGTCGTGGACGTTTATTCTAGGTACGTTATGCCAAAACCCCTGAAAACGAAGAGTTCGCGTGAAGTTGCAAAGGCATTAGAGGACGTGTTGATGGTTAACCTTGCCCCTGACATCATCCAATGTGACAACGGACTGGAATTTAAAGGCCCTAGTATGAAACTTTTGTTGAACAAGTACAACATCAAAATGATCAATAGTAGGCCGTATCATCCTCAATCACAGGGCAAGTGTGAAAGGTCAAACAGTGTTATAAAGGCCAAGATTCTATTTGCAACAAAAAGTAAACGTGGATTTAACTGGGTCGAAGGGCTTCAAGATTTAGCCTATGCCATAAACACAAGTTTCAAACGAGTTCTTGGGGGTCTCACGCCCTTTGAAGCCTAA